In a single window of the Bos javanicus breed banteng chromosome 16, ARS-OSU_banteng_1.0, whole genome shotgun sequence genome:
- the LOC133227408 gene encoding P antigen family member 3-like, which yields MSGQVASTLGPTKQDCSQVDEPVVDQQPSVEQPQQEEPPAEIQDITPRKEEVHGQDPVNRDEEEAKDPFEDSGLKADLQQLAVAKTGGEGGDGPDVREQFASNIEPVEMPEAGEGQPFA from the coding sequence ATGAGTGGGCAAGTCGCATCAACATTGGGACCTACAAAGCAAGATTGCTCCCAGGTGGATGAACCTGTGGTTGACCAGCAGCCCAGTGTTGAGCAACCTCAACAAGAGGAACCACCAGCTGAGATTCAGGATATCACACCTAGAAAGGAGGAAGTACATGGACAGGATCCAGTGAATCGTGATGAAGAAGAGGCGAAGGATCCCTTTGAAGATTCTGGCCTGAAAGCTGATCTCCAGCAATTGGCTGTGGCAAAGACTGGGGGTGAAGGTGGAGATGGTCCTGATGTCAGGGAGCAGTTTGCATCAAATATAGAGCCTGTTGAAATGCCAGAAGCAGGTGAAGGGCAACCATTTGCTTGA